Proteins encoded by one window of Cucurbita pepo subsp. pepo cultivar mu-cu-16 chromosome LG14, ASM280686v2, whole genome shotgun sequence:
- the LOC111810921 gene encoding protein SGT1 homolog produces the protein MASDLEAKSKEKFIDDNSELVVKLYTQAITLSPENAEYYVDRAQANIKLGLYTEALADANKAIEIDPSNSKAYLRRGITYMKLEEYKTAKFSLEIGSVLGSGDSRFTKLIKECEELIGNKIEAEVKKEEKEVTLYGDAALDKCFKDMYKDADEDTRRAMERSFLELNGTVLSTNWMDVGSNKLEGIEFNKWDI, from the exons ATGGCGTCCGATCTCGAAGCCAAGTCTAAGGAAAAGTTTATCGACGACAACTCCGAACTTGTCGTGAAACTCTACACTCAGGCCATCACTCTTAGTCCGGAGAACGCCGAGTATTATGTCGACCGTGCTCAGGCCAACATCAAACTCGGCCTTTACACCG AGGCTCTTGCTGATGCTAACAAGGCAATTGAAATTGACccttcaaattcaaaagcaTACTTGCGCAGAGG CATCACATATATGAAGCTGGAGGAATATAAAACAGCAAAGTTTTCTTTGGAAATAGGCTCCGTTTTGGGCTCAGGAGACTCAAGATTCacgaaattaataaaagaatgtgAAGAACTGATTGGGAACAAGATTGAAGCCGAAGTGAAAAAAGAG gAGAAAGAGGTGACATTATATGGGGATGCAGCTTTGGACAAGTGTTTCAAAGACATGTATAAGGACGCGGACGAGGATACAAGAAGGGCGATGGAAAGATCATTT TTGGAATTGAACGGCACGGTCCTCTCCACCAACTGGATGGATGTGGGATCAAACAAGCTTGAAGGTATCGAGTTCAACAAATGGGATATCTGA
- the LOC111810922 gene encoding probable NADH dehydrogenase [ubiquinone] 1 alpha subcomplex subunit 5, mitochondrial yields the protein MFLRAIGRPLLAKVKQTTGIVGLDVVPNAREVLIGLYSKTLKEIQAVPEDEGYRKAVESFTNHRLKVCQEEEDWEKIEKRLGCGQVEELIEEAQDELKLIAKMIEWDPWGVPDDYECEVIENDAPVPKHVPLHRPGPLPEEFYKTLEAISGDGAQKVESAEKTSQVTE from the exons ATGTTTCTTCGAGCGATCGGACGGCCATTATTGGCCAAGGTCAAGCAGACGACGGGGATCGTCGGTCTGGATGTTGTTCCCAACGCCCGAGAGGTCTTGATCGGCCTTTACAGTAAAACCCTAAAGGAGATCCAGGCCGTTCCCGAGGACGAAGGATACCGTAAGGCGGTCGAGAGCTTCACGAACCACCGCTTGAAGGTTTGCCAGGAGGAAGAGGACtgggagaaaattgaaaagcgGCTTGGCTGTGGTCAGGTCGAGGAGCTAATCGAAGAGGCTCAGGACGAACTCAAGCTCATTGCTAAAATGATCG AGTGGGATCCCTGGGGTGTTCCTGATGACTACGAATGCGAAGTGATCGAGAATGATGCTCCGGTACCCAAGCACGTTCCTCTGCACCGACCCGGTCCTCTCCCTGAAGAGTTTTACAAAACGCTGGAAGCCATTAGTGGTGATGGTGCACAAAAAGTAGAGTCAGCCGAGAAAACATCTCAGGTGACAGAGTGA
- the LOC111810156 gene encoding dnaJ protein ERDJ2A-like has product MATSEENSALFPIFILTIMALPLVPYTILKLCRAASKKAKIIHCQCSECSHSGKFRKSIFKRIANFSTYSNLTLVLLWIFMFVLVYYIKNMSREIQVFEPFTILGLDTGASEADIKKAYRRLSILYHPDKNPDPEAHKYFVEFISKAYQALTDPISRENYEKYGHPDGKQGFQMGIALPQFLLNIDGASGGILLLWIVGVCIILPLVIAVIYLSRSSKYTGNYVMRQTLSTYYYFMKPSLAPSKVMDVFIKAAEYVEMPVRRTDNEPLQKIFGLVRSELNLDLKNIKQEQAKFWKQHPALVKTQLLIQAQLTREFANLPPPLDGDFKLVLELAPRLLEELMKMALIPRNVQGQGWLRPATGVIELSQCIIQAVPLSARKATGGSSEGIAPFLQLPHFSEAVVKKIARKKVRAFEDLQKLSQEERAELLAQVGGFLPGEVQDVETVLEMMPSVTVAISCETEGEEGIQEGDTVTIQAWVTLKRRNGLVGALPHAPYYPFHKEENFWFLLADPNSNNVWFYQKVSFMDEATAITVASKAIEEQMEGSGASVKETSAAVREAVEKVKAGSRLVLGKFHAPAEGNYNLTCYCLCDSWIGCDNKTNLKLKILKRTRAGTRGGFMAEEGPSMEDGIEEEEENDEEEYEDYESEYSEDEADEQDVKKKGHVANGKARKQQSSSSEDSGSDDE; this is encoded by the exons ATGGCAACTTCGGAAGAGAATAGTGCATTGTTCCCGATATTTATTTTGACAATAATGGCACTGCCTTTAGTGCCTTATACTATTCTTAAGCTTTGTCGCGCTGCTTCGAAGAAGGCAAAGATTATACATTGCCAGTGTTCTGAATGCTCCCATTCAGGGAAGTTCCGCAAGTCAATATTTAAGCGA ATAGCAAATTTCTCAACTTACAGCAACTTGACATTGGtacttctttggattttcatgTTCGTGTTGGTgtattacattaaaaatatgagCCGGGAG ATTCAAGTCTTCGAGCCATTTACTATTCTAGGATTGGATACTGGGGCTTCGGAGGCAGACATAAAGAAGGCATACAGGAGACTTTCTATCCTATACCATCCAGATAAAAATCCAGATCCAG AGGCCCATAAGTATTTCGTGGAGTTCATATCTAAGGCTTATCAAGCTTTAACAGATCCAATATCCCGTgagaattatgaaaaatatggcCATCCAGATGGCAAGCAG GGGTTTCAAATGGGAATTGCACTCCCTCAATTCTTACTAAATATTGATGGGGCATCTGGTGGGATACTTTTACTGTGGATTGTTGGAGTTTGTATTATCTTGCCCTTGGTAATAGCCGTTATATATCTTTCAAGGTCGTCAAAATACACTGGAAACTATGTCATGCGTCAGACACTTTCCACATATTATTACTTCATGAAGCCTTCTTTGGCACCAAG CAAAGTAATGGATGTCTTTATAAAGGCagctgagtatgtggaaatgcCAGTTCGTAGAACTGATAACGAGCCTCTTCAGAAGATATTTGGACTAGTTAGGAGTGAGTTGAATCTTGACCTTAAGAACATTAAACAAGAGCAGGCAAAGTTTTGGAAGCAACATCCAGCCCTTGTCAAG ACACAATTGTTGATTCAAGCTCAATTAACTCGTGAATTTGCCAACTTGCCTCCACCTTTGGATGGTGACTTTAAACTTGTGCTGGAACTTGCCCCTCGCCTTCTTGAAGAATTAATGAAG ATGGCACTGATCCCACGGAATGTCCAAGGACAAGGATGGCTACGTCCTGCAACTGGGGTCATTGAGCTCTCACAATGTATCATTCAG GCTGTACCTCTCAGTGCAAGAAAGGCCACTGGAGGATCGTCTGAAGGTATTGCACCATTTCTACAGTTGCCGCATTTTAGCGAGGCTGTCGTCAAGAAGATAGCCCGCAAG AAAGTGAGAGCGTTTGAGGATCTTCAAAAACTTTCTCAAGAAGAACGTGCCGAGCTGCTTGCTCAAGTGGGTGGTTTTTTGCCTGGTGAAGTCCAAGATGTTGAAACAGTGCTGGAAATGATGCCGTCCGTGACAGTTGCTATCTCATGTGAAACAGAAGGCGAAGAGGGTATCCAAGAGGGTGATACTGTCACCATTCAGGCATGGGTGACACTCAAACGCCGAAATGGGCTGGTGGGTGCTCTCCCGCATGCCCCCTACTACCCATTTCACAAAGAAGAGAACTTCTGGTTCCTGCTTGCAGATCCAAATTCAAACAATGTCTGGTTTTACCAGAAGGTTAGTTTCATGGATGAGGCTACGGCCATAACTGTCGCTTCCAAGGCGATCGAGGAACAAATGGAGGGATCTGGAGCAAGTGTGAAGGAAACCAGTGCTGCAGTTAGGGAAGCAGTGGAGAAGGTGAAAGCGGGATCTAGACTGGTACTAGGCAAGTTCCACGCCCCAGCTGAGGGGAACTACAATTTAACTTGTTACTGCCTGTGTGATTCTTGGATCGGTTGCGATAACAAGACAAACCTGAAATTGAAAATCTTGAAACGAACCCGTGCGGGTACCCGTGGTGGCTTTATGGCAGAAGAAGGGCCATCCATGGAAGATGGaattgaagaggaagaggaaaatgatgaagaagaatacGAGGATTACGAGAGTGAGTACAGTGAAGATGAAGCTGATGAACAAGATGTGAAAAAGAAGGGCCACGTTGCCAATGGAAAAGCACGTAAGCAGCAGAGTTCAAGTTCTGAAGACTCTGGCTCTGATGATGAATGA